The Novosphingobium kaempferiae genome includes a window with the following:
- a CDS encoding MFS transporter, producing the protein MSLPAPTSPLQIADYRKFWLARFLAVLATTGTVVIIGYQLYDVARTDYGMSIAQASFQLGLLGFAQFLPVFLLTPVAGFVADRFDRRRVAGTASLLDMCVAIGLGITTTMEVRSLPVLYAFAVLHGVVRVFISPSMSAIAPNIVPPKLIPRAIGFNSIAMQAGTIIGPAAYGFMFASHHAMPYWCSALFTLGASISVQSIRNLPAIPRDPAKAHPIRQIVEGFNFVWSERFLFGCITLDLFAVLLGGATALMPVFARDLLHVGPEGLGQMRAATAAGAAVVALWLSFQPMQSNVGVKMLAAVVAYGAATIGFGLSRHFLLSLAFLALLGAADMISVFIRSSLVQLRTPDEVRGRVSAISGLAISASNELGEFQSGFAAALLGATGAVVFGGSAAIVITLAWAWLFPEIRRARTFEARWEQKA; encoded by the coding sequence GTGAGTCTCCCCGCCCCAACATCGCCGCTCCAGATCGCCGACTATCGCAAGTTCTGGCTCGCCCGCTTCCTCGCCGTACTGGCGACCACGGGCACCGTCGTCATCATCGGCTACCAGCTCTACGACGTGGCGCGGACCGACTATGGCATGTCGATCGCCCAAGCCTCGTTCCAGCTTGGCCTCCTCGGCTTCGCGCAGTTCCTGCCGGTGTTCCTGCTGACCCCCGTGGCGGGTTTCGTCGCCGACCGGTTCGACCGCCGCCGCGTCGCAGGCACTGCCTCATTGCTCGACATGTGCGTCGCCATCGGGCTCGGCATCACGACTACGATGGAAGTGCGCAGCCTGCCCGTGCTCTACGCCTTCGCGGTGCTGCACGGCGTGGTCCGCGTCTTCATCAGCCCCTCGATGTCTGCCATCGCCCCGAACATCGTACCGCCCAAGCTGATCCCACGCGCCATCGGCTTCAATTCGATCGCGATGCAGGCCGGGACCATCATCGGCCCTGCGGCCTACGGCTTCATGTTCGCGAGCCATCACGCCATGCCCTACTGGTGCTCGGCGCTGTTCACCCTCGGCGCGTCGATCTCGGTCCAGTCGATCCGCAACCTGCCCGCGATCCCGCGCGATCCCGCCAAGGCCCACCCGATCCGCCAGATCGTCGAGGGGTTCAACTTCGTCTGGAGCGAGCGCTTCCTGTTCGGCTGCATCACGCTCGACCTCTTCGCGGTGCTCCTCGGCGGCGCGACCGCGCTGATGCCGGTCTTCGCCCGCGACCTTCTCCATGTCGGCCCCGAGGGCCTCGGCCAGATGCGCGCCGCCACCGCCGCTGGTGCTGCGGTCGTCGCACTGTGGCTGTCGTTCCAACCGATGCAGTCGAACGTCGGCGTCAAGATGCTCGCCGCCGTCGTGGCTTACGGAGCGGCGACCATCGGCTTCGGCCTCTCGCGCCATTTCCTGCTGTCGCTGGCGTTCCTGGCGCTGCTGGGCGCCGCCGACATGATCTCCGTGTTCATCCGCAGTTCGCTCGTCCAGTTGCGCACCCCGGATGAAGTGCGAGGCCGCGTCTCCGCGATTTCCGGCCTCGCCATCTCCGCCTCGAACGAGTTGGGCGAGTTCCAGTCCGGTTTCGCCGCCGCGCTGCTCGGCGCTACCGGAGCGGTTGTCTTCGGAGGCAGCGCTGCCATAGTCATCACCCTTGCCTGGGCCTGGCTCTTCCCGGAAATCCGCCGGGCCCGCACCTTTGAAGCCCGTTGGGAGCAAAAAGCATGA
- the cysK gene encoding cysteine synthase A, which produces MKADSILATIGDTPHIRLSRLFPDHEVWVKAERANPGGSIKDRIGLAMIEAAEADGSLQPGGTIIEPTSGNTGIGLAMAAAVKGYTLVLVMPESMSVERRRLMLAYGAKFDLTPREKGMKGAIERAKELIEATPGSWMPQQFDNPANVDIHVKTTAQEILKDFAEEPIDVLVTGVGTGGHLTGCAETLKAAWPSMKAYAVEPTLSPVISGGQPGPHPIQGIGAGFIPGNLHTQSIDGAIQVDPADAKEWARRCATTEGMLVGISSGATLAAIAQKLQDLPAGSRVLGFNYDTGERYLSVPDFLPE; this is translated from the coding sequence ATGAAGGCCGACAGCATCCTCGCCACCATCGGCGATACCCCGCACATCCGCCTGTCCCGCCTGTTCCCGGACCATGAGGTCTGGGTGAAGGCCGAGCGCGCCAATCCCGGCGGCTCGATCAAGGACCGCATCGGTCTCGCCATGATCGAGGCGGCCGAGGCCGACGGCAGCCTCCAGCCCGGCGGCACGATCATCGAGCCGACCTCCGGCAACACCGGCATCGGCCTCGCCATGGCAGCCGCGGTCAAGGGCTACACGCTGGTCCTCGTCATGCCCGAATCGATGTCGGTCGAGCGCCGCCGCCTGATGCTGGCCTATGGCGCAAAGTTCGACCTGACCCCGCGCGAGAAGGGCATGAAGGGCGCCATCGAACGCGCCAAGGAACTGATCGAGGCTACCCCCGGCTCGTGGATGCCCCAGCAGTTCGACAACCCCGCGAACGTCGATATCCATGTGAAGACCACCGCGCAGGAAATCCTCAAGGACTTCGCGGAAGAGCCCATCGACGTGCTCGTCACCGGCGTCGGCACCGGCGGCCACCTCACCGGCTGCGCCGAGACGCTCAAGGCCGCATGGCCGTCGATGAAGGCCTATGCCGTGGAGCCGACGCTTTCGCCCGTCATCTCCGGCGGCCAGCCCGGCCCGCATCCGATCCAGGGCATCGGCGCAGGCTTCATCCCCGGCAACCTCCACACCCAGTCGATCGACGGCGCTATCCAGGTCGATCCGGCCGACGCCAAGGAATGGGCACGCCGCTGCGCCACGACCGAAGGGATGCTGGTCGGCATCAGTTCAGGCGCGACGCTTGCCGCCATCGCACAGAAGTTGCAGGATCTGCCCGCCGGCAGCCGCGTCCTCGGCTTCAACTACGATACCGGCGAACGCTACCTCTCGGTGCCGGATTTCCTGCCCGAATAA
- a CDS encoding dienelactone hydrolase family protein produces the protein MTYTPSLEPVAYSHAGVDLTGWLARPEGTARAAVALFPTIANVIPLMEERARKLAAEGYLVMITDFYGEPIASFEASFPIAEKLRANNDYYRARIIAGIDVLRGLADGLKLFAIGHCMGGQAVLEAARAGEELAGVVSFHGTLPTTAPAQPGGIRPRILVCHGDADPLVPREHVVAFWEEMDAAGANWHFHSYGNVKHGFTDPHSPDKGMAFLDYNVSADRQSWASMLSFFEEILG, from the coding sequence ATGACCTACACCCCTTCGCTCGAACCCGTCGCCTACTCGCATGCGGGCGTCGACCTCACCGGCTGGCTGGCCCGGCCGGAGGGCACGGCCCGTGCGGCCGTGGCGCTGTTTCCCACCATCGCCAACGTCATCCCGCTGATGGAAGAGCGCGCCCGCAAGCTGGCCGCGGAAGGCTATCTGGTGATGATCACCGACTTCTACGGCGAGCCGATCGCAAGCTTCGAGGCGTCGTTCCCCATCGCCGAGAAGCTGCGCGCCAACAACGACTACTACCGTGCCCGGATCATCGCCGGGATCGACGTACTGCGCGGGCTGGCGGATGGCCTGAAACTCTTCGCCATCGGTCACTGCATGGGAGGCCAGGCGGTGCTCGAAGCCGCGCGCGCGGGTGAGGAACTGGCAGGCGTGGTCAGCTTCCACGGCACCCTGCCGACGACGGCACCGGCCCAGCCCGGCGGCATCCGCCCGCGCATCCTCGTCTGCCACGGCGATGCCGACCCCCTCGTTCCGCGCGAACATGTCGTGGCGTTCTGGGAGGAAATGGACGCAGCCGGAGCGAACTGGCACTTCCACAGCTACGGCAACGTGAAGCACGGGTTCACCGACCCGCACAGCCCCGACAAGGGCATGGCGTTCCTCGACTACAACGTCAGCGCCGATCGCCAGTCCTGGGCGTCGATGCTGTCGTTCTTCGAAGAAATCCTGGGCTGA
- the hisI gene encoding phosphoribosyl-AMP cyclohydrolase, with product MTDVTTEEREMGTAFLPRFDAQGLLIAIAVDSRSREILMVAYMDAEALAKTRETGLAHFHSRSRGKLWLKGETSGHFLRVDEIRVDCDQDALELRVTPEGPACHTGARSCFYRKLDGEVLERVER from the coding sequence ATGACGGACGTGACGACTGAGGAACGGGAGATGGGAACAGCGTTCCTGCCGCGCTTCGATGCGCAGGGATTGCTCATCGCCATCGCCGTCGATTCGCGTTCGCGAGAGATCCTGATGGTCGCCTATATGGACGCCGAGGCATTGGCGAAGACCCGTGAGACGGGGCTGGCGCATTTCCACTCACGCTCTCGCGGGAAGCTGTGGCTCAAGGGCGAGACTTCAGGGCACTTCCTGCGTGTGGACGAAATCCGGGTGGACTGCGATCAGGACGCGCTGGAACTGCGCGTCACGCCCGAAGGCCCGGCCTGCCACACCGGTGCGCGCAGCTGCTTCTATCGCAAGCTGGATGGCGAAGTGCTGGAGCGGGTCGAGCGCTGA
- a CDS encoding ComF family protein translates to MSPGQALAPLIDLIFPPRCPLCGAAIGSAAGLCVDCWNTLVIPGEPCCASCQRPFGDAMPEGGTCAPCLADPPRHGGIAAGTLYNDPSRKLVLAFKHGNRIALAPMMAGLMVPKLSFVDEDWVLVPVPLHRWRLWKRGYNQAAELARQIGKRTGARLAVDALVRRKATRSLGGLGKLARKRALSGAIAVHPGRKAVLKGTKVVLVDDVLTSGATSDACVSALKRAGAERVVIACFSRVLDEALDIA, encoded by the coding sequence ATGTCGCCCGGACAGGCCCTTGCGCCGTTGATAGACCTGATCTTTCCGCCACGCTGCCCGCTATGCGGAGCGGCGATCGGTTCGGCGGCGGGGCTGTGCGTGGACTGCTGGAACACGCTCGTCATTCCGGGGGAGCCTTGCTGCGCATCCTGCCAGCGGCCGTTCGGCGACGCCATGCCGGAGGGCGGAACCTGCGCACCATGCCTCGCCGATCCACCGCGCCATGGCGGGATCGCTGCGGGCACGCTCTACAACGATCCGTCGCGCAAGCTTGTGCTTGCTTTCAAGCACGGCAACCGCATTGCGCTCGCGCCGATGATGGCGGGGCTGATGGTGCCCAAGCTGTCATTCGTGGACGAGGACTGGGTGCTCGTGCCCGTCCCTCTGCATCGCTGGCGCTTGTGGAAGCGCGGCTATAACCAGGCGGCCGAACTGGCCCGGCAGATCGGAAAGCGAACCGGGGCACGGCTTGCGGTCGATGCTCTCGTCAGGCGCAAGGCGACGCGCTCGCTGGGTGGGCTTGGCAAGCTGGCGCGCAAGCGGGCGCTGTCCGGCGCGATTGCGGTGCATCCCGGGCGAAAGGCCGTGCTGAAAGGGACGAAGGTGGTTCTCGTCGACGACGTGCTGACCAGCGGGGCCACGAGTGATGCCTGCGTCTCTGCCTTGAAACGGGCGGGGGCGGAGCGGGTGGTCATCGCCTGCTTCTCCCGCGTGCTGGACGAGGCGCTCGATATCGCCTGA
- a CDS encoding methyltransferase domain-containing protein, with translation MASKAPPRIFSPARRMALRRRMLQLQQLPDAPRYLIDDMVEDVLERLSFLRFEPKTALVVGDYSGALATQLRAQGVTVTEVDPAMGFVEEQPWPFADIDLIASLGTLDTVNDLPGALVHARKALAPGGMLIASFLASGSVQKLRDVMLAADGDRPAARVHPSVDVRAGAQLLQRTLYADPVADHRHLDVGFRSLERLAGDLRAQGLANVLADPGPPLGKAALARAHDAFAAAGEGGRTVERFEILTLSGWKR, from the coding sequence ATGGCAAGCAAGGCTCCCCCCCGCATCTTCTCCCCGGCCCGCCGCATGGCCCTCCGCCGGCGCATGCTGCAACTCCAGCAGTTGCCCGATGCACCGCGCTACCTGATCGACGACATGGTGGAGGATGTGCTGGAGCGCCTGTCCTTCCTGCGCTTCGAGCCGAAGACCGCGCTGGTGGTGGGCGATTATTCGGGTGCCCTCGCCACTCAGTTGCGCGCGCAGGGTGTGACCGTGACCGAAGTCGATCCCGCCATGGGCTTCGTCGAGGAGCAGCCCTGGCCGTTCGCGGACATCGATCTCATCGCCAGCCTCGGCACTCTCGACACCGTGAACGACCTGCCGGGCGCGCTCGTCCATGCGCGCAAGGCGCTGGCGCCGGGCGGGATGCTGATCGCCAGCTTCCTCGCCTCGGGCAGCGTGCAGAAGCTGCGCGACGTGATGCTGGCAGCCGACGGCGACCGACCGGCGGCGCGGGTTCACCCCTCGGTCGATGTGCGCGCGGGGGCACAACTGCTCCAGCGCACCCTCTATGCGGACCCGGTGGCGGATCATCGTCATCTCGACGTGGGTTTCCGCAGCCTTGAGCGCCTTGCGGGCGACCTGCGTGCGCAGGGCCTGGCGAACGTGCTCGCCGATCCCGGCCCGCCGCTCGGCAAGGCGGCGCTGGCGCGGGCGCATGATGCGTTCGCTGCTGCCGGTGAAGGCGGACGTACGGTGGAGCGATTCGAAATCCTGACGCTGTCCGGCTGGAAGCGTTGA